Genomic segment of Pyrobaculum sp. 3827-6:
TGATGGCGGCGCTGGCGGCGATTCACAGAGAGGTGTTGGCTAGGCACTACCCCGGAGTTGTCAAGACGCGCGACGGCAGGGCGGTGGCTAGGGTGGATTGGCTGATAGCCTACATGCCGTCTAGTAAACTGCGGGAGGTTGCCCAGAGGCTCAGAGATGTGGTCGACTTCGATGTGGTGTCTCTAACAGACCTCGCTTTGAACCTCCACGAATTTCAGTACAACGGCGTGGATAGAGAGGCTCTGCTCAGCAGATACACTTCCCTAGAGCTGGCGGTTGAAGATCTCAAACTTTTCGTGGCCAGGTGTAGAGAGGTGCTCCAGAGAGTTAAGTCGTAGCGCCCCGCCGTAGCCTGCATATGGATAATTGATTTATATTGGGTAGTACCCTAATCGGTGTGAGGAGGCTTCTTGACATTGCGGAGGGGGAGATTGCCCGGAAGATTAGAGAGGGCGCCGGGATGGCGGAGGAGGCGCTCTCCATGGCGCTGAGGGAAGAGCCCAATTCAGCCGTCATTAGAGAGCTGGCGTCGAGGATACACGACTTGCACCACGAGATTTCAGACCTCGTGATGGAGGCCGTGGCGAGGTACTCCCCAGTGGCGAGCGACCTTAGATTTCTCAAGGGCGCCCTCTTTGTGTCATATGACGTGTATAGAGTGGCTAGGTATTCGTACGACATCGCCGTCGTAGTTGAGAGGCTCGGATCTGGTTGCTGGTCTAAAAGAGTTGTCGAGGTGGGTGAGGTTGTGAAGAAGATGGTGGCCACCGCGGTCGAGGCGTTTCTAAAGAGGGACATCTCGGCACTGGCTGAGGTGGAGAGGCTGGACGACGATGTGGTCGACAGGGCATATGAAGAGTCCCTCATGGAGGTACTCAAAGGAGCCGACCGATGTAAGGTTATGGAAACCGTCGTGCTTAGGCTGTTGGAGAGGGCCTCCGACCACGCCGTGTATATCGCCAACCATGCGTATTACCTCGTGACGGGGCAGGTGAAGCGGTAGCTACTTAATCCTCTTGTCTAGGAAGCTGTCTATCACCGCGGGGGTGGTCCTCTCCAACACCGCCTTCAAAAGCTTTGAGGCGTTGACGGCGTCCTCTACGTTGAGCACCTCTACAGGCGAGTGGATGTAGCGAGTGGGTATAGATATCGTCGCCGCCGGTATCCCCTCACGCCTAAACGCTATGGCCATGGCGTCGGTGGTGCCTCCGTATAGAACCTCCAGCTGGTACGGAACCCCTATCTCCTTGGCGATTTTCACAATGTGGTCCCTCAGCTGGGGGTGGGCTATAAAGAGCCCCCCGCGACCCCCGTCGAGGACTTTAATGGCGGGGCCCTTGCCGATCTTAGTGACGTGTAGCCTGTCCCCCACCCCCGGCACGTCCGCGGCTATAGTCGTGTCGAGCGCAATTGCGTAGTGGGGGTTTATCCTCTCAGCCGCAATCTGCGCCCCGCGGAGCCCAACCTCTTCTTGTACGGTGGCCACGGCGTATAGAGTCGTCGGCAATTCTTTCAACTGTCTCAAGGCGTACAGCATGACGGCTACGCCTACCCGGTCGTCGAAAGCCTTGCCGGTGACCACCTTGCCGTTCAGCACGGCGAACTCCCTGTCGAGCACAGCTACGGAGCCCACCTCCACGCCCAATTTCTCCACCTCCTCTCTGCTTGAAGCCCCAATGTCTATAAACAAGTCCTTGATCTCAGGCGCCTCCCTCTCCTTGCCCGCCGGAGTGACGTGGGGAGGTGTGGAGCCCACGACGCCTCGGATCCACGTGCC
This window contains:
- a CDS encoding PaREP1 family protein codes for the protein MTLLVHPWRDLGRYVEIRLEEARYELELAEKFTREEMYRNAAGKAFQAWKSLMAALAAIHREVLARHYPGVVKTRDGRAVARVDWLIAYMPSSKLREVAQRLRDVVDFDVVSLTDLALNLHEFQYNGVDREALLSRYTSLELAVEDLKLFVARCREVLQRVKS
- a CDS encoding phosphate uptake regulator PhoU; this translates as MRRLLDIAEGEIARKIREGAGMAEEALSMALREEPNSAVIRELASRIHDLHHEISDLVMEAVARYSPVASDLRFLKGALFVSYDVYRVARYSYDIAVVVERLGSGCWSKRVVEVGEVVKKMVATAVEAFLKRDISALAEVERLDDDVVDRAYEESLMEVLKGADRCKVMETVVLRLLERASDHAVYIANHAYYLVTGQVKR
- a CDS encoding M42 family metallopeptidase; the protein is MEEFIQLLKRLSEARGPSGFEDEVREVVVREMEPYVDEVVVDRWGNVIGVKHGASERRAMVAAHIDEIGLVVDHIDKEGFLRFRPVGGWNEVTLVGQRVWVKTSRGTWIRGVVGSTPPHVTPAGKEREAPEIKDLFIDIGASSREEVEKLGVEVGSVAVLDREFAVLNGKVVTGKAFDDRVGVAVMLYALRQLKELPTTLYAVATVQEEVGLRGAQIAAERINPHYAIALDTTIAADVPGVGDRLHVTKIGKGPAIKVLDGGRGGLFIAHPQLRDHIVKIAKEIGVPYQLEVLYGGTTDAMAIAFRREGIPAATISIPTRYIHSPVEVLNVEDAVNASKLLKAVLERTTPAVIDSFLDKRIK